ACTCTGCACAAGCTCTCTGGGCAACCgactgccaggggcaggagaCCTGACGTGGCCATGCCTGAACAGCACCTTTCTGCCAACAGTGCCACCCTCGATGGCAGCCCTAGAGCCTGGGATTGGACCCTGCACTTGCTGCAGGAGTCTCTGTCCTGGTTCCGTGCTGACCAAAGGCTTGGAACCATCTCAGAACCTCGGTTCCCAAGGGGGTGGACTCAAGTGGTTGCTGGGCATGTGAGGCCATGGCTGCCTCAATCTTGGGAGCAAGATGCTGATGTCAGAGGAGTGGCCATTGTGACGCGTGTGACCAAAGCCCCaaaagggaaggctgggctCAGGCCGTGTGTCAGTGCGACCTGACACCGGGAGGAGAAGGTAAGGCAAggaagcagctgcccagagaccAGAGGGGCCCCACACCTCGGGGCTCTgggcctgtgctgcaggctcacctgcctctcccttcccagaatCAGCACAGGAACATCCAGAGGAGACGGCGGTGTTCCTCAAGGCGACGACGGGAGCAGAAGGcggacaggagcagggctcacGCAGGGCTGTAGCACCCTCGTAGCTCTGGGCCTGTTCTGCAAACTCCCATCACTCTTCTTTCTCCCACAGAGAGAGAGGACCAGCACCTGGCGGAGACAGCGGCGTTCCTGGACAGGGACTCAGCGCTGACAGCCGCCATGTGcgacagggagcaggagggcactgatggcagggagccaggtgagggcaaagcagcccctcccacagcctggcccaggggctGTCGGGGTGGCCAGCGtggggcccagagcagaggcccgagcaggcaggagctgctcagccaggccggggctgggagcctccttcctcctcaagtggggcccagctgggccagggggcaGCTGGTGGGAGCCCCGTGCCCGCAATGGCCGCTGCTCTCCaaggcctccagccctgcccatcagccaggcacgcaggcagggacagagcagcccttggGGCCGAAGCCATGGGCTgagagccccacagagctgctcacgcCCGCTGCCAttggctctgtcccctgcagcaTGCCTGCTGTGTCGCCGTGCAGAGGCTGACCCGGACACCTGCGGCGAAAAACGGGAGAAATACGGGCTCTATGCCCACGTGTTCTGCCTGGTGAGTGGCTCCGGGCACTCCCTCCAGCATTGCAATGGGCAGTCCCTGCCACCCTGTCCTCATCAGCTCTTCTCCctttctgcagtattttgcCACACTGCTTTTTCAGCAAGCCAAGAAACGTGTTGGACTCCTGGGTTTTCTGCCTCAAGATATCCAACTTGCAGTCAGGCGGGCGGCACAGAAGGTGAGAGCCTGGCAAAAGAGCAGGGACATTTGTGCCAGGAGTAGCTGGCCAGAGCTTATCCCAGAATCCCAGCAAGAAAGGCCAGCCATGCAGCCAGCTGTGGGACAAAgtctggctcccagcagctccgtGGAGTCTCTGGCACAGGAGCTTCCCTCACCAGCTGACTCTGTGGGctgagagccagcagcagccacatcctgctccctgcccggagccctggggctgcctggggaggccCCCAGGCTGCCGCTGATGGGGCTGCCTGGctcattccagcactgctgcgtCTGTGGCCAGAGCGGGGCCACCATCATGTGCTGCAGGGAAGGCTGCGACAGATGGTTccacctgccctgtgccaaGGAGGGCGGCTGTGTTACACAGTACATTGTTCCATTCAGGTAGCTCCTCTCCCCTTCTGGCCACCCCCGGGGAAGGACCAAGTCTTTCTCATTATGCCCGTCCTTTTGTCCCCAGGTCCTACTGCCCTGAGCACCGTCCAGAGCAGGACGTGCAGGTGACTCCAGAGCCGGGCACCAAATGCCCCATCTGCATGGAGCCAGTGGAGGATAGAAAGACCTTCAACACCATAGTGTGCCCGGCATGCAAAAGAGCCTGGTTCCACAGGGACTGCCTGCAGGTGGGAGCCATGCCCTCAggcctgggacacagcaggtgCTCAGCAGCACCATGGCCTGGCTCACACTGCTTCTCTttgccctgcagggacaggccatGTGTGCTGGTCTTTTGTACTTCTGCTGCCCCCTCTGCAGAGACCGTGAGACATTTCTTGTCGAAACCTTCTTTCTGGGGATCCGAACTCCCACCAGGTTGGTGTCCTTCAGTGTGACTCACAAGACAGGGGGTGTAAGTGCCATActgtgccaggccctgccccagTAGTCCAAGCCAGCCCCATCCAGGGAGTCTGGATTTCTGCCTCTCAGGGGACTTGGAAAAGCATTGGAGGAAGAGCAGGGTCACCCTGTTACATCCATGGGgtcagggcagcagaaacacatcagcttttcctttctccatcagACTGCCAACATGGGAGGACAACAACGCCTTTGCGGATCTAGGagagaggcacagcaggtgcaatgccagggaatgcctttacccaggaggcagggaggaggcagaggaagagggGTGAGTTGGGAAGCTGCACccggggctctgcagggaaccTGTGTCTCGGGAAGGGCTCAAAGTAGaaggagccagaggagctcAGCCATACAATCCCGTGCTGGGACACTTTGTCTTCAGAGCCATCAACCCGTTTGTTTCCCcaggccctgggagctgctcctgtgctcctcctgtgctgctgagggcaCCCACAGGCGCTGCTCTGGCCTGACAGTGAGGACAACCCACTGGGAGTGTGAGAGCTGTGCTGGTCTCGGCACGGGTATGAGGCAAAGCAGGcgggtgtccctgggctgggggcagtgcccaggctgggcacagcaaagcccatgggctcctggagggctgggggcagtgctCTGGTCAGGCATGGCCTGCTCCAGGCCTGACAGGCCTCTGACATTCCTGTTTGGCCTTACAGcccccagggatgaggcagagcTCAATGGCCCCAGCCTGACCAGACAGTCAGGACCAGAGCCTGCTCATGGCCTTTCAGAATCTGAGGCCATCAGGCcaagctccagcagcgcagTGCCATCGGGTCTGGCTCCCCAGTCTCCACCTCCAGGGACCAGCAGCCACAGAAGCCTCCGGCATCCAGCTTCTTCCTTGGCAGACACCGGCAGCCCACGCACACCAAGGGCAAGATCCAGCAGCTGGACGGGCCCTGAGGACAGGGTCCATTCCAGGCGTGCTGGGCCTGACCGCAGGCGAAGGCGCTCTCACCAGCAAAGGCGGGCCTCAGATGGAGCCGTCCGGTCGCGGAGTCGCCATgacaggggcagcaggagaacaTCAAGGGCAGAGAGGCCCAGGCAAAGGGAGACACCGTCACGGGCTTCCCGCAGACACAGCCACTCCAGGCAGCAAGCTGATGCCCAGAGTCCACCTGCCCGGTCGAGGAGTTGCCGAgacaggagatgcaggagaacATCGAGGGCAGAGAGGCCCAGGCGAAGGGAGACATCCTCAGGGACGTCCCCCAGACGCAGCCGCTCCTGCCCACAACGTCGGGCCTCAAATCAACCTGTCCAATCCGGGAGTCaccaggacaggagcaggaggacagCAGCAAGTGCTGAGAGGCCCAGGCGCAGGGGGACACCGTCGGGGACGTCGCGCTGGAGCAACCGCTCCCGCCAGCCACGTCGGGCCTCAACTCGGACCTCTATCAGCAGCATGTAGTGTCATCTTTTCTTTCTAGTCCTTCCATTTGCTGCTGTAAGTGAAGGTGAGAAGGGTCAATACAGGGACCTCGAAATTTGCAGGTCTGTGGGAAAACCCAGATTAGCTCTTGGCATTTCTATGATTCTTGGTTTCTGCTATCCTGTATTGTTAAGGGAAAAGCCACTTAAGGACATAGCTAATTAGAAAGGACACTCATTGCTGCCTTTAGACAGATATTTCcctgttgcagtcagcaacctcaggatctcgtccagggaagcagcaggattctggggaccagcatgaaacaccaacgagacgggctcccgttcatgaaaccatttattcagcatgggaacaaactcaggtccagaacagagagccccgaacagaggcacagcaggggtttttgagggacagaaccgagggtttccacctttgagggtggagttcagggtcagggaccattagaaacacaccaagggagaaccccccagggactcaaacccaatcagaactcctgggccgcccttcacaaggggtttggggtgggacaatgtaactctttgtctccctgaggccgctgcaacattTCCCCACTGCTTACCCTTGAAAGTGAACCAGTCCTTAATGGCTTGGATACATTTAGGGAGACATGAAGAGCAAGGTGGCTCCTGGGGAAGCTGTCTTTAAAAAGGACTTGTGCTGAGTTGCTATCCTTAAACAATCTCATTTCAGTAAAGCCTTCCTTCAGTAaagctgaagaaga
The genomic region above belongs to Poecile atricapillus isolate bPoeAtr1 chromosome 9, bPoeAtr1.hap1, whole genome shotgun sequence and contains:
- the LOC131582220 gene encoding G2/M phase-specific E3 ubiquitin-protein ligase-like encodes the protein MPEQHLSANSATLDGSPRAWDWTLHLLQESLSWFQSAQEHPEETAVFLKATTGAEGGQEQGSQREDQHLAETAAFLDRDSALTAAMCDREQEACLLCRRAEADPDTCGEKREKYGLYAHVFCLYFATLLFQQAKKRVGLLGFLPQDIQLAVRRAAQKHCCVCGQSGATIMCCREGCDRWFHLPCAKEGGCVTQYIVPFRSYCPEHRPEQDVQVTPEPGTKCPICMEPVEDRKTFNTIVCPACKRAWFHRDCLQGQAMCAGLLYFCCPLCRDRETFLVETFFLGIRTPTRLVSFSVTHKTGGVSAILCQALPQ